The genomic window TATTTATGGTTATGGAGACAAATTTACACAACATTCCTGGCTACACAAAAGAAGCCTCCAACTATTTTGCTGGAGGTGCTTTTTGTTGGCGTTTAATATGATGATATTGAAAGACTAATTTTTAATATCCGTATTTTTCTCGGATTTCTAGCTTTCTTAATAACTTAGAAAAATATTGTCGATAAAAATTATCCAAAGCTTCTTGGCTGGGATCATTTTCAATTGTTACGTGGACTGTACCCGTTCTTCCATTCTTGAACTGAACTATTTCAGTATATTTCCTCATTATTTTTGCACCTTCTTATATAGGGTATATAATTGGCTTTTCTTCTAATCCGTTTTCTAATCCTTCTAATCCGTTTAGGCATTTTGGCTATTTTTAGTAAGAAGACAAACCCAGTAAAATCAATGTGTTTCAGGTTCGTTCTTTTTAGTCAGAACTAAAAATCTTTATTCACATTCAAGAGGTCACTGGTTCAAAATCGTTTTCATATTTTTCACCGGCTATTATAGGAATCAAAGACAAATACGATAAAAACCTACTGCATTTATTTTGTAGTAGGTTTTTTGTTACTTTAATATTGATTTTATATATATACGCTACTATTTTTTATTAAAGTTTTGAAGAGATGTTAGTTATTTTTCCGTTTTATCTGATCAAAAGTAGGTGTAGGCATAGAAACATATCAATCCTTGATAAAAAAGTCATAGAGTGTCCTTGCGACTTTTACGTAATCATTTTCTTTCTGGTTTGTCGGATAAGCCAGCCAAGTAGTCCAACGATACATTGAAATAATTGGACATAGCTACAAGAGTATCGGCAGAGGGTGAAGTCATAGCCTTCTCGAATTGGGTAATTCCACCTTTGCTTTTTAATCCTAAAGCGGTTGCTAGTTTTTGAGTTGAAAGCCCGTTAGTTTCTCTGAGAGCCTTTAATCGTGTAGCGAAAATTTCTCTATTAAACATAATAAAAACTCCTTGACGATTAGTATTACTAACCGTATAATAAAGATATCGATTAGTAGTACTAACCGAAATGAAAAGAGAATCAAAAGAGGGGATAGGATGAAAATTCAGGCGAAGATTTACTTATGTGGCCGTTAGCAAAGTGGTTGGTGTATCTATAGGTTTTGAATTATTAAATAATCTAATTGAACTAAGAATGGACAAAGAAATTTTCGTGATCTCGTCCATGACCACTGAACGTTTTTGTGATTTGGCTGTATGCTAGAAAACATTGTTCATTGGCACGATGAATATTAGAGTTCACAGTACCTTAATTGTATTTATACATATCAGTAGTTTAATAATTTCATAATATTGTAAGTTCATTATAACGTATCTGTTTAAAGGCGTAAATCTTTATGCCAATTGAATGATCATTCAAATTCAGTGAGCTGATTATTACTTATCATTTTTTAGAGTCAGGATGAATGTAGTTAGTTGGTCGCGCTCTTCTTCAGTAAGTTTTTCAGCAGCGAGCAAAAGGCGTTTTAATGACGGATCAAGAGCTGTAGTTTCAACTGCGAAAAAATCTGCTAAAGAAATTTCTAATGCAGAGCAGATACTTTTTATTAAATCAATGTCGGCGGCTCTGTTATTAGTTTCTAATCTACTAATAACAGGTTGAGAAATATTAGTCATATCAGCTAACTCTTTGGTTGTTAAGTTTTTAAGTTTACGTAGTTCTCTTATACGAGCACCAATATCCATCGTAATCACCCTATTCTAAAATAAAGTTTCTTTATGATTTTATAGTACAGGTTAGGCTCAAGTAAGCCAATATATTAACTTTTTATTCTATTTTAGAATAAAAAGGCTTGACTTAAATAACTTTTTATTC from Pelorhabdus rhamnosifermentans includes these protein-coding regions:
- a CDS encoding helix-turn-helix domain-containing protein translates to MFNREIFATRLKALRETNGLSTQKLATALGLKSKGGITQFEKAMTSPSADTLVAMSNYFNVSLDYLAGLSDKPERK
- a CDS encoding helix-turn-helix domain-containing protein, which codes for MDIGARIRELRKLKNLTTKELADMTNISQPVISRLETNNRAADIDLIKSICSALEISLADFFAVETTALDPSLKRLLLAAEKLTEEERDQLTTFILTLKNDK